A genomic region of Microbacterium schleiferi contains the following coding sequences:
- a CDS encoding type II toxin-antitoxin system VapC family toxin: MAVYLDTSALVKLVVDEPESAALLDWLKEPGRMPVSSDLARTELLRATRRAAPSRMVRAREVLDSLVLLQLSTATFERAATLDPLSLRSMDAVHVASAVELGDDLDSFVTYDDRQAEALTVLGIPVMQPAAQPE, encoded by the coding sequence TGAAGCTCGTCGTTGACGAGCCGGAGTCGGCGGCGCTTCTGGACTGGCTGAAGGAGCCGGGCCGGATGCCGGTATCAAGCGACCTCGCGCGCACCGAGCTGTTGCGCGCGACCCGTCGCGCGGCACCCTCGCGCATGGTGCGGGCGCGAGAAGTGCTCGACTCGCTCGTGCTCCTCCAGCTGAGCACGGCAACCTTCGAGCGAGCGGCGACGCTCGACCCGCTGTCACTGCGGTCAATGGATGCCGTGCATGTGGCATCTGCCGTCGAGCTCGGCGACGATCTCGACAGCTTCGTGACGTACGACGACCGCCAGGCCGAGGCGCTCACCGTTCTCGGCATACCCGTCATGCAGCCCGCCGCCCAGCCTGAATGA